In Thalassotalea fonticola, a single genomic region encodes these proteins:
- the hpf gene encoding ribosome hibernation-promoting factor, HPF/YfiA family, with amino-acid sequence MKINISGHHVEVTAAITDVINSKYEKIANHFPSLMSLDAILTVDKNVHKIEINTNYENQKVAVSATDDDMYVAIGNSVKKMEAALQHRKGVLKANKHNKFNVQQSELVANA; translated from the coding sequence ATGAAAATAAATATTTCAGGACATCACGTAGAAGTTACCGCAGCTATTACTGACGTTATCAATAGTAAATATGAAAAAATCGCCAACCATTTCCCAAGCTTAATGTCCCTTGACGCAATACTAACCGTAGACAAAAACGTCCACAAAATTGAAATCAATACCAACTATGAAAATCAAAAGGTTGCAGTTTCTGCTACCGATGATGATATGTATGTTGCCATTGGTAATTCTGTTAAAAAAATGGAAGCTGCCCTGCAACATCGAAAAGGTGTTTTAAAAGCAAACAAGCACAATAAATTTAATGTGCAGCAATCAGAGTTGGTGGCTAACGCTTAA
- a CDS encoding DUF4250 domain-containing protein, whose product MEVSNLLTMESAIVLGIINERLRIECDSYQQLLSRYELEEGSLNHKMALLGYQYDPLSNQFKNIPI is encoded by the coding sequence ATGGAAGTAAGCAATTTATTAACCATGGAAAGTGCGATTGTACTCGGAATTATTAATGAACGGTTACGAATTGAATGTGACAGTTACCAACAATTACTGTCACGCTATGAACTGGAAGAAGGATCGTTGAACCATAAAATGGCTTTACTAGGCTATCAATACGATCCTTTATCAAATCAATTTAAAAATATTCCAATTTGA
- a CDS encoding helix-turn-helix domain-containing protein, with amino-acid sequence MNNNLFAAKAVYLKVLIETLDSLKAPTDILLSKVGLAREQCLNEEFIILEYPLWQLMELSAQELNLDNFGELVANNFNENYFSKIDSGFFNQSDIYQGLQYYLGSMNKQSNMPAFWIKHDEAYSWLCRSGTPGITVGTWQMEQFVLRFLIYLLKRYLGAEWAPKIIKLKTSEPDVSACFLSTLDCEYVFSHKYSAIGIERHLLTNFAAWPSKLVTAKKGKAVPKKHTLLLKQLLKQNYFGLNPSALIIAKAVRINLRTLQRVLAEEHEQLSKLIDEDKSNKANHLLLNSDKSISDIAVILGYQDDGNFCRAYKSWQGQTPLQFRKAEKN; translated from the coding sequence ATGAACAACAATTTATTTGCAGCGAAAGCTGTTTATCTAAAAGTTCTAATTGAAACCTTAGATAGCCTGAAAGCACCAACCGATATTTTGTTATCAAAAGTAGGGTTGGCGAGGGAGCAATGTTTAAATGAAGAGTTTATAATATTGGAATATCCATTATGGCAGTTAATGGAATTATCAGCACAAGAATTGAACCTCGATAATTTCGGCGAATTGGTAGCGAATAACTTTAACGAAAATTACTTTTCTAAAATTGATTCCGGGTTTTTCAATCAAAGTGACATTTATCAAGGTTTGCAGTATTACTTAGGCTCAATGAACAAACAATCGAATATGCCGGCATTTTGGATAAAGCATGATGAAGCGTATTCATGGCTTTGTCGTAGTGGCACACCAGGAATTACAGTTGGCACATGGCAGATGGAACAATTCGTTTTACGCTTTCTGATTTACTTACTTAAACGTTATTTAGGTGCAGAGTGGGCTCCTAAAATAATAAAATTAAAAACATCTGAACCAGATGTATCAGCTTGTTTTTTATCAACCTTAGATTGTGAGTATGTATTCAGCCATAAATATTCAGCCATAGGTATAGAAAGACACTTACTTACTAATTTTGCTGCTTGGCCATCGAAATTGGTTACTGCTAAAAAGGGCAAAGCTGTACCTAAAAAGCATACTTTGTTATTAAAACAATTATTAAAGCAAAACTATTTTGGCCTTAACCCTAGTGCATTAATTATTGCTAAAGCGGTACGAATAAATTTGCGTACATTACAACGAGTGTTAGCAGAAGAGCATGAACAGTTAAGCAAACTGATTGACGAAGATAAGAGTAATAAGGCTAACCATTTACTATTAAACTCAGATAAGTCGATAAGTGATATCGCTGTAATACTTGGTTATCAAGATGATGGTAACTTTTGCCGTGCGTATAAAAGTTGGCAAGGGCAAACACCGTTGCAGTTTCGTAAGGCTGAGAAAAACTAA
- a CDS encoding GNAT family N-acetyltransferase, with amino-acid sequence MTIEIIKADYNNQSHCKDLMFLLNSYAEDPMGGGAPLGEYSQMNLCSELAKRNNVFSLLCYVDGKPAAICNCVEGFSTFKAKPLLNIHDMGVVSQFRGLGLSHKLMAEVEKQAIEMGCCKITLEVLEGNNVAKNSYIKFGFEGYELDPEMGKAMFWEKVL; translated from the coding sequence ATGACAATAGAAATAATAAAAGCCGATTACAACAACCAATCACACTGTAAAGATTTAATGTTTTTACTTAATTCCTATGCTGAAGATCCTATGGGTGGCGGAGCACCGTTAGGCGAGTACTCACAAATGAATTTGTGCTCTGAATTAGCAAAGCGTAACAACGTATTTAGCTTACTTTGTTATGTTGATGGTAAGCCTGCGGCAATCTGTAATTGTGTAGAAGGTTTCTCTACGTTCAAAGCAAAACCATTATTAAACATTCATGATATGGGGGTAGTGTCACAGTTTAGAGGTTTGGGTTTAAGTCATAAATTGATGGCTGAAGTTGAAAAGCAAGCTATTGAAATGGGTTGTTGTAAGATCACTTTAGAAGTACTGGAAGGCAACAACGTTGCCAAAAACAGCTATATTAAATTTGGCTTTGAAGGGTATGAGCTTGACCCTGAAATGGGCAAAGCGATGTTTTGGGAAAAAGTACTTTAA
- a CDS encoding 2Fe-2S iron-sulfur cluster-binding protein, with translation MGQVTYIENCGTVHETDIANGQSLLDGALSLGISSMPGACGGDAVCATCHCIVDDEWSDKLNDMSEDEFFMLQSMDNQQANSRLACQIRMKDNLDGMIVVVADN, from the coding sequence ATGGGTCAAGTAACTTATATTGAAAACTGTGGCACAGTTCACGAAACGGACATAGCTAATGGTCAGTCTTTACTAGATGGTGCTTTATCTCTTGGGATCAGCAGTATGCCAGGAGCCTGTGGTGGCGATGCGGTTTGTGCGACTTGTCATTGTATAGTTGATGATGAATGGTCAGATAAGCTAAACGACATGAGCGAAGATGAATTTTTCATGCTGCAATCAATGGATAATCAGCAAGCTAACTCTAGACTGGCATGTCAAATTCGCATGAAAGATAATTTAGATGGCATGATTGTCGTCGTAGCCGACAATTAG
- a CDS encoding VOC family protein, with product MAISLTHIALHVKDVDACVWFYQKYADLKIVRERRPNGPDGKRIVWLAEEGREESFILIILPGGPGRNQQDNDFSHLGFALKTKNDVDVIALKAINEGILAWPCKQEPFPVGYYCGIKDPDGNFVEFSYGQPLGPGAENSNPDNFPVNTL from the coding sequence ATGGCCATTTCTCTCACTCATATTGCCTTACACGTTAAAGACGTAGATGCCTGTGTTTGGTTTTATCAAAAGTATGCTGATTTAAAAATCGTTAGAGAACGTCGTCCCAATGGCCCCGATGGTAAACGCATTGTCTGGTTAGCAGAAGAAGGCAGAGAAGAAAGCTTTATTCTAATTATATTGCCTGGAGGACCAGGCAGAAACCAGCAAGATAATGACTTCTCGCATTTAGGCTTTGCCTTAAAAACTAAAAACGACGTTGACGTAATTGCGTTAAAAGCAATAAATGAAGGTATTCTTGCCTGGCCCTGTAAACAAGAACCTTTTCCCGTTGGCTACTATTGTGGCATTAAAGATCCCGATGGAAATTTTGTCGAATTTAGCTACGGTCAGCCGTTAGGTCCAGGGGCAGAAAACAGCAATCCAGATAATTTTCCGGTTAACACCTTATGA
- the gltX gene encoding glutamate--tRNA ligase, whose product MTLTTRFAPSPTGYLHVGGARTALYSWLYAKKNGGDFVLRIEDTDLERSTQESVDAIMDGMNWLNLDWNRGPFFQTHCFDRYKEVIQQLLDTGHAYRCYCTPEEVDAMREELKAAGEKPRYNGLWRDRTDYPEDKPYVIRFRNPLEGSVIIKDIVKGDIEISNSELDDLIIARSDGSPTYNLTVVVDDWDMKITHVVRGDDHVNNTPRQINILTALGAPLPEYAHIPMILGDDGKRLSKRHGAVGVMQYRDDGYLPEALLNYLVRLGWSHGDQEIFSREEMIELFDLTGCNRAPSAFNTDKLIWVNQHYMKSLDPEYVAEHLTWHMNEQGINTDNGPALSAIVKVQADRVKTLKEMAQISRYFYEEYTEFDEKAAKKHLRGVAKDPLVLVQSKLAALTDWTAEEIHNAINATAEELEIGMGKVGMPLRVAATGAGNSPSLDETLALLEQDQVIVRIDKAIAFIDERVANG is encoded by the coding sequence ATGACTTTAACGACCCGTTTTGCGCCGAGTCCAACAGGCTACCTTCATGTAGGTGGTGCCCGTACAGCCCTTTATAGCTGGTTATACGCCAAGAAAAATGGCGGCGACTTTGTGCTTCGTATTGAAGACACTGATTTAGAGCGTTCAACGCAAGAATCGGTAGATGCAATTATGGACGGTATGAATTGGCTAAATCTGGACTGGAACCGTGGTCCATTTTTCCAAACTCATTGTTTTGATCGTTACAAAGAAGTGATCCAGCAATTACTTGATACTGGCCATGCTTATCGCTGTTACTGTACACCGGAAGAAGTAGATGCAATGCGCGAAGAGCTAAAAGCTGCTGGTGAAAAGCCTCGTTATAACGGTTTATGGCGCGACCGTACTGATTACCCTGAAGATAAGCCATACGTTATTCGCTTTAGAAACCCGCTCGAAGGTTCGGTGATCATTAAAGACATAGTGAAAGGCGATATAGAAATATCTAACAGTGAGTTAGATGATTTAATCATTGCTCGTTCAGACGGTTCACCAACCTATAACTTAACTGTTGTTGTTGATGACTGGGATATGAAAATAACTCATGTAGTACGTGGTGACGACCATGTAAACAACACACCTCGTCAAATCAATATTTTAACTGCCTTGGGTGCACCATTACCTGAATATGCACACATCCCTATGATCTTAGGTGATGATGGTAAGCGTTTATCAAAGCGTCACGGCGCTGTTGGTGTAATGCAGTATCGCGATGACGGTTACTTACCTGAAGCATTATTAAACTACTTAGTACGTTTAGGTTGGTCACATGGCGATCAAGAAATCTTCTCTCGTGAAGAGATGATCGAGTTGTTTGATTTAACCGGTTGTAACCGCGCACCTTCGGCGTTTAATACTGATAAGTTAATCTGGGTAAACCAGCATTACATGAAATCTTTAGACCCTGAGTATGTTGCAGAACACTTAACTTGGCACATGAATGAGCAGGGCATTAATACTGACAATGGTCCAGCATTAAGCGCAATTGTTAAAGTACAAGCGGACAGAGTTAAAACGTTAAAAGAAATGGCGCAAATTTCACGTTATTTCTATGAAGAGTACACTGAGTTTGATGAAAAAGCCGCGAAAAAACATTTACGCGGCGTAGCTAAAGATCCGCTTGTGCTTGTACAAAGTAAATTAGCTGCGTTAACTGATTGGACTGCTGAAGAAATCCATAACGCGATTAATGCTACTGCAGAAGAGCTTGAAATTGGTATGGGTAAAGTAGGCATGCCACTTCGTGTTGCCGCAACCGGTGCTGGTAATTCACCTTCATTAGATGAAACATTAGCATTGTTAGAGCAAGACCAAGTAATTGTTCGTATTGATAAAGCGATTGCCTTTATTGATGAGCGTGTTGCGAACGGGTAA
- a CDS encoding metal-dependent hydrolase family protein produces MKKSMLKILVTATAVCTALSCTVLKAEEAKQTLFKNVNVFNGTENKLYDNLNVLVEGGLIKTISADMPDTTGATVIEGNGKTLMPGLIDGHVHLMINNNYSDILPNEDPYDLGIRSVLAVEHFLMDGFTSVRDMGGPAFALARQIKKGVIVGPRIYPSGAFVSQTSGHGDFRDRFDMGWSPRAGSDIGNWEKLGFGAVADGVPEVLKAVRINLRHGATQIKIMAGGGGSSKYDPIDTTQYSEEETCAAVEAAADWGTYVGAHIFTDRAINRGLKCGVKTFEHAFFATEETYAKIGKAGGYVLPQMWGLSPGLLENPNMPKDKLPLVKMLLEKYKDVGRTMLDAGVKVSFTSDWVGTLEDAHKARRFEIYWRTQMFGGGKNNYDGNFEVLKQLTSIAGEMLAMSGPRNPAPGKLGVVEVGATADLILVDGNPLENIGVLNNNATVWYGQPDPHKTPIKTIQIVMKEGVIYKNTL; encoded by the coding sequence ATGAAAAAAAGTATGTTGAAAATTCTTGTCACTGCTACTGCTGTTTGTACAGCTTTAAGCTGTACAGTGTTAAAAGCTGAGGAAGCAAAGCAAACTTTGTTTAAAAACGTGAACGTGTTTAATGGCACAGAAAACAAGTTATATGACAATTTAAATGTATTGGTTGAAGGAGGTTTAATTAAAACGATTAGCGCTGACATGCCTGATACCACAGGAGCAACAGTTATTGAAGGCAATGGTAAAACATTGATGCCAGGGCTAATTGATGGTCACGTGCATTTAATGATCAACAATAACTACTCAGATATCCTTCCTAATGAAGATCCATACGATTTGGGTATTCGTTCTGTACTTGCTGTTGAACACTTTTTGATGGATGGTTTTACTTCTGTTCGTGATATGGGTGGCCCAGCTTTTGCCTTGGCTCGCCAAATTAAGAAAGGAGTAATAGTAGGTCCTCGTATATACCCTTCAGGTGCTTTTGTTTCACAAACTTCTGGCCATGGTGACTTTAGAGATCGCTTCGATATGGGCTGGTCACCTAGAGCTGGTTCTGATATTGGTAACTGGGAAAAATTGGGCTTTGGTGCAGTAGCAGATGGCGTTCCGGAAGTATTAAAAGCGGTACGGATTAACTTACGTCATGGTGCTACACAAATTAAAATTATGGCTGGCGGTGGCGGTTCGTCAAAATACGATCCAATTGATACTACACAATATTCGGAAGAAGAAACCTGTGCTGCTGTGGAGGCAGCTGCCGATTGGGGTACCTATGTAGGCGCACATATCTTTACAGACCGCGCAATAAATCGTGGGTTGAAATGTGGTGTAAAAACCTTTGAGCATGCTTTTTTTGCAACTGAAGAAACCTATGCCAAAATAGGTAAAGCTGGCGGTTATGTTTTACCACAAATGTGGGGGTTATCACCGGGGTTATTAGAAAACCCGAACATGCCTAAAGATAAGTTACCTTTGGTAAAAATGCTACTTGAAAAATATAAAGATGTAGGCCGTACCATGCTAGATGCAGGCGTCAAAGTTTCATTTACCTCTGATTGGGTTGGCACTTTAGAAGACGCTCATAAAGCTCGTCGCTTCGAAATTTACTGGCGTACTCAAATGTTTGGCGGTGGTAAAAATAATTACGATGGTAATTTTGAAGTGTTAAAACAATTAACTTCTATAGCAGGTGAAATGCTGGCAATGTCAGGACCACGAAATCCAGCACCTGGTAAGTTAGGCGTAGTAGAAGTTGGCGCAACTGCCGATTTAATTCTAGTAGATGGTAATCCGCTAGAAAACATCGGTGTATTAAACAACAATGCTACAGTTTGGTATGGACAACCTGATCCACATAAAACACCTATTAAAACCATACAAATAGTTATGAAAGAAGGTGTTATCTATAAAAACACTTTATAG
- a CDS encoding M2 family metallopeptidase: MKNFKLTSAALLVAAAITTTGCEQQTNTKTVEPVNTTYTAADVDTFIAATAKELVQLNNEGSKVEWIYQNFITDDTAALSAAAAQEFSEAGVRFALQAAKFDDIEVSAEQRRKLNILKQALVLPAPQDSAKSAELAKIAADLGGMYGKGSYTNKKGEKQSLGQLTAVMAESRDYNELLEAWQGWRTISPEMKPLFVREVELANEGAQGLGYPDLGAMWRSNYDMPADEFANELDRLWEQVKPLYDALHCHVRAELGEHYGEDKVSQDEAIPAHLLGNMWAQSWGNVYDLVAPENADPGYSVTDQLIKHEYSEIDMVKGAENFFTSLGFDELPETFWERSLFTKPEDRDVVCHASAWNLDSQDDIRIKMCIQKTGEEFSTIHHELGHNFYQRAYKDQSVFFQNSANDGFHEAIGDTIALSVTPAYLKEIGLIDTIPDESKDIGLLMKMALKKIAFIPFGLLVDQWRWKVFNGEISPENYNSAWWELREKYQGVKAPIARAETDFDPGAKYHVPGNVPYSRYFLAHILQFEFHKSLCEIAGNEGSINRCSIYNNKDAGAKLNQVLEMGSSQTWQEAHKVLTGTEQMDASAVLDYFAPLKVWLDEKNQDRQCGF; this comes from the coding sequence ATGAAAAATTTTAAACTTACCAGTGCAGCACTTTTAGTCGCTGCAGCAATCACTACCACAGGTTGTGAACAACAAACCAACACAAAAACAGTTGAGCCAGTTAACACAACATACACAGCTGCAGATGTAGACACATTTATTGCAGCTACGGCAAAAGAGCTTGTTCAATTAAATAATGAAGGTTCAAAGGTAGAATGGATCTACCAAAACTTTATTACCGACGATACCGCGGCACTTTCAGCAGCAGCCGCGCAAGAATTTTCTGAAGCGGGTGTTCGCTTCGCCCTGCAAGCAGCAAAGTTTGATGATATCGAAGTAAGCGCAGAGCAACGCCGTAAATTAAATATTTTAAAACAAGCACTAGTATTACCAGCACCACAAGATTCAGCAAAAAGCGCTGAGCTTGCTAAAATTGCTGCTGATTTAGGCGGCATGTACGGTAAAGGTTCATACACCAACAAAAAAGGTGAGAAACAAAGTTTAGGTCAATTAACTGCAGTTATGGCTGAATCACGTGACTACAACGAACTGCTCGAGGCTTGGCAAGGCTGGCGTACTATTAGCCCGGAAATGAAACCGTTATTTGTTCGTGAAGTTGAATTAGCTAACGAAGGCGCACAAGGTTTAGGTTACCCTGATTTGGGTGCTATGTGGCGCTCGAATTATGATATGCCAGCAGATGAATTTGCCAATGAGCTAGATCGCCTTTGGGAACAAGTAAAACCTTTATACGATGCTTTGCATTGTCATGTACGAGCGGAGCTTGGCGAGCATTACGGTGAAGATAAGGTGTCACAAGATGAAGCTATTCCTGCTCACTTGCTTGGTAATATGTGGGCGCAAAGTTGGGGCAATGTATACGACCTAGTTGCCCCTGAAAATGCAGATCCGGGTTATTCGGTAACAGACCAATTAATTAAGCATGAATATAGTGAGATTGATATGGTAAAAGGTGCAGAAAATTTCTTCACCTCATTGGGTTTTGATGAACTACCTGAAACATTCTGGGAGCGTTCATTATTTACTAAACCAGAAGACCGTGATGTAGTTTGTCATGCCTCGGCGTGGAACTTGGACTCACAAGACGATATTCGCATAAAAATGTGTATCCAAAAAACCGGCGAAGAGTTTTCTACTATTCATCACGAGTTAGGCCATAACTTCTATCAACGCGCTTATAAAGACCAGTCGGTGTTTTTCCAAAACAGTGCTAATGACGGTTTCCATGAAGCAATTGGTGACACCATTGCCCTATCTGTCACACCAGCTTATCTTAAAGAAATTGGCTTAATTGATACCATTCCAGATGAATCAAAAGATATTGGTTTATTGATGAAAATGGCGCTAAAAAAAATTGCCTTCATTCCATTTGGTCTATTAGTTGACCAATGGCGCTGGAAAGTGTTTAACGGTGAAATTTCCCCAGAAAACTACAATAGCGCCTGGTGGGAATTAAGAGAAAAATATCAAGGTGTTAAAGCGCCAATCGCCCGCGCGGAAACTGATTTTGACCCTGGTGCAAAATATCACGTTCCAGGAAACGTACCTTATTCACGTTACTTCTTAGCGCACATATTACAATTTGAATTCCACAAATCATTATGTGAAATTGCCGGCAATGAAGGTTCAATTAACCGCTGTTCAATTTACAACAATAAAGATGCGGGTGCTAAGCTAAACCAAGTATTAGAGATGGGTTCAAGTCAAACATGGCAAGAAGCTCATAAAGTACTAACCGGCACTGAGCAAATGGACGCAAGCGCCGTATTAGATTACTTTGCGCCACTTAAAGTTTGGCTGGATGAAAAAAACCAAGACCGCCAATGTGGCTTTTAA
- a CDS encoding DUF3299 domain-containing protein: protein MLFLLCIFFSATNVMANQVVDLHWKQLLPAKSSFEDPFKQLNANQLETIGYVVGMRNRIQTLKTSADADKPEMITLINNYTERLNDALSHLEQDSIDLDYLLSQRSAVMKHREQQATAIAPRWINQSVSISGFALPVSIKNGLLTEFFMIEMSPALSIGHDHKAPKPNQTILIKYPQGIKIKNGETKITVSGHLSQQWFNKEIVLADNHKTEYEAAYQLVADKITFD, encoded by the coding sequence ATGCTTTTTCTTTTATGTATTTTTTTTAGCGCAACTAATGTGATGGCAAATCAAGTCGTCGATTTACATTGGAAGCAACTATTACCAGCGAAGTCTAGCTTTGAAGATCCATTTAAACAATTAAATGCGAACCAATTAGAAACTATCGGTTATGTTGTAGGGATGCGCAATAGGATCCAAACTTTAAAAACATCAGCAGATGCTGATAAACCAGAAATGATAACGCTAATTAACAATTATACCGAGCGTTTAAATGATGCATTATCGCATTTGGAACAAGATAGTATTGATTTAGATTATTTACTTAGCCAACGTTCAGCTGTAATGAAGCATAGAGAACAACAAGCAACAGCAATAGCTCCAAGGTGGATAAATCAGTCGGTTTCAATTTCTGGGTTTGCTTTACCAGTGAGCATAAAAAATGGCTTATTAACTGAATTTTTTATGATTGAAATGAGTCCAGCATTGTCAATTGGACATGATCACAAAGCTCCAAAACCAAACCAAACTATTTTAATTAAATATCCTCAGGGCATAAAAATTAAAAATGGCGAAACAAAAATTACGGTTAGCGGACATTTAAGCCAACAATGGTTTAATAAAGAAATAGTTTTAGCCGATAACCATAAGACTGAATATGAAGCAGCATATCAATTAGTTGCTGACAAGATAACTTTTGACTGA
- a CDS encoding RNA-binding S4 domain-containing protein: MEIEVLAIELHEEPIELCKLLKIANLVGGGGEAKMVITEGYVYLNGEVEYQKRKKVYFEDIVQFNDEAIMPILSDEPKPVAEPKPNSVMNKAKKSPKNTPSKKSNSKTKNSPKNNSQKADKKPSSNNSRTGRKSISF, from the coding sequence TTGGAAATTGAAGTATTAGCTATAGAATTACATGAAGAGCCTATAGAGCTGTGTAAGCTACTTAAAATTGCTAACCTTGTTGGCGGCGGCGGAGAAGCTAAAATGGTGATTACAGAAGGCTACGTTTATCTTAATGGAGAAGTTGAATACCAGAAACGTAAAAAAGTATATTTTGAAGACATTGTGCAATTTAACGATGAAGCGATAATGCCTATTTTGAGTGATGAGCCAAAACCAGTAGCCGAGCCAAAACCAAACTCTGTGATGAATAAAGCTAAAAAATCGCCTAAAAACACTCCATCAAAAAAATCTAACTCTAAAACGAAAAACAGCCCTAAGAACAATAGTCAAAAGGCTGATAAAAAACCAAGTTCAAATAACTCTCGAACTGGTCGTAAATCTATTTCGTTTTAA
- a CDS encoding DEAD/DEAH box helicase, with protein sequence MAFAAFNLDSRLLRAVEHMGFEQPTEIQQQAIPAAMTGQDIIASSKTGSGKTLAFLLPAMQRLIKSRALSKKDPRVLILTPTRELAKQVFAHLKAVSAGTQYKSALILGGENFNDQVKVLDKNPDFIVATPGRLADHLSKGLFYLNGLELLILDEADRMLDLGFAPQLKQINEAADHRKRQTLMFSATLEHGQVEEFAKGLLKKPKRIAIGAITSEHKDITQRFYLSDHLDHKQALLESFINNEDYQQMIIFTATRADTERLAKELNDQQLNAVALSGDLAQSERNRVMEAFSKGQNKILVTTDLASRGLDLVNVSHVINFDLPKHAEEYIHRVGRTGRAGSKGDAISFIGPKDWQSYLNIKALLQQNIEFSTVEGLEGKFKGLKPKVKAKAKADNKTKAKKAKKKVSQPKVKKKIVFTDEVFADMPMVRKKPGSYVDNDE encoded by the coding sequence TTGGCATTTGCAGCATTTAATCTAGACAGTCGTTTATTAAGAGCGGTTGAACATATGGGTTTTGAACAACCTACCGAAATTCAACAGCAAGCGATCCCTGCAGCAATGACAGGGCAGGATATTATTGCATCGTCAAAAACTGGTTCGGGCAAAACCTTAGCGTTTTTATTACCTGCTATGCAGCGTTTAATAAAAAGCCGTGCGTTATCTAAAAAAGATCCAAGAGTGTTAATTCTTACACCTACACGTGAACTTGCCAAACAAGTGTTTGCTCATTTAAAAGCAGTTTCAGCCGGTACCCAATATAAATCAGCACTTATTCTTGGCGGTGAAAATTTTAATGATCAAGTTAAAGTGTTAGATAAAAATCCTGACTTTATTGTCGCTACTCCTGGTCGCTTAGCAGATCATCTATCAAAAGGCTTGTTTTACTTAAATGGCTTAGAGCTGTTGATTTTAGATGAAGCAGATAGAATGCTTGATCTAGGTTTTGCGCCGCAATTAAAGCAAATTAATGAAGCTGCTGATCACCGTAAACGCCAAACATTGATGTTCTCTGCAACATTAGAGCATGGTCAAGTAGAAGAGTTTGCCAAAGGTTTATTGAAAAAGCCTAAACGAATTGCCATTGGTGCCATCACCAGTGAACATAAAGACATTACCCAACGCTTTTATTTATCTGATCACTTAGACCATAAACAAGCGTTACTTGAAAGTTTCATTAATAATGAAGATTATCAACAAATGATCATCTTTACTGCAACTAGAGCTGATACCGAAAGGTTGGCAAAAGAGTTAAATGATCAGCAATTGAACGCCGTAGCTCTTAGTGGTGATTTAGCACAGAGTGAACGTAACCGTGTAATGGAAGCATTCTCGAAAGGGCAAAACAAAATACTGGTCACTACCGATTTAGCCTCTCGTGGTTTAGATTTAGTTAATGTGTCGCACGTTATTAACTTCGACTTGCCTAAGCATGCAGAAGAGTATATTCACCGTGTTGGCCGTACTGGCAGAGCCGGCTCTAAAGGTGATGCTATTTCTTTTATTGGTCCAAAAGATTGGCAAAGTTATTTAAATATTAAAGCGTTATTACAACAAAATATTGAATTTTCAACGGTTGAAGGATTAGAAGGCAAGTTTAAAGGTTTAAAGCCTAAGGTGAAGGCAAAAGCAAAAGCTGACAATAAAACGAAAGCTAAGAAAGCTAAAAAGAAAGTGTCTCAACCGAAAGTTAAAAAGAAAATTGTCTTTACTGATGAAGTCTTTGCAGATATGCCGATGGTTCGTAAAAAGCCAGGCAGTTATGTTGATAACGATGAATAA